One window from the genome of Rhizoctonia solani chromosome 15, complete sequence encodes:
- a CDS encoding major facilitator superfamily transporter has protein sequence MLLARETHLVSVCPWPDRDLISSKSRSSASERGLVTCMTESVTKHGDAIELHAMHSQRSSPNSSASSSSSALNYGATAYTPLIPRSVMDPKIEDELQASKGEIVGASYTSPARPASVDEFGNPLTTYDRKSLLVNHELDRMGMGRYQWFIVGLCAMGYMLDLLWAQAFGLIAPPLQRELGFSDIEMGNIFTSFSAALCAGAFMWGVLVDVIGRRWAFNLTVLITSVFGLAIGGPSNYNAIIVLTAFIGLGIGGNIPIDTTITLEFLPQNKRYLLPALSVGQPIGVVLCSALAYGFIPNYSCPSDLKSCKFTAPGEACCSRSQNQGWRYLCFCLGAISLFVFLLRFIVFNFQESPRFLLSKGRDEEAIEVLRKVAKTNRTTCTLKIEDLRAEDEYAGGDTESQGVNALKLHAQVYNFSELKVFLKRGRNLRLVILTWLTYAFDAWGFTIAGSFLPTILLRKNEAIDVSLRDTYKSYVVILFATVNTQAANVGLNAMEYFFQSLFNAILYGWTPEAFPAPIRGSACGIASFWGRLFSIIAPLIGSRLLDAGGDEGINNVLYLAGAGVFVHSIPQRYGQSDLSDPTPRGANSL, from the exons ATGTTATTGGCTCGAGAG ACCCACCTGGTGAGTGTCTGCCCTTGGCCAGACCGCGACCTGATCTCGTCCAAATCCCGATCATCAGCCAGTGAACGCGGTCTGGTGACGTGTATGACGGAGTCGGTTACCAAACATGGCGACG CTATCGAGCTGCATGCGATGCACTCCCAACGATCCTCGCCTAACAGCTCCGCCTCATCGAGCAGCAGCGCTTTAAATTATGGGGCCACTGCTTATACCCCATTAATTCCCCGAAGTGTCATGGATCCCAAGATCGAGGACGAACTCCAAGCTTCCAAGGGCGAAATCGTCGGGGCGTCCTACACGTCTCCCGCACGTCCCGCAAGTGTTGATGAGTTTGGCAATCCCCTTACTACATATGATCGCAAGTCGCTGCTCGTGAACCATGAGCTCGACCGAATGGGAATGGGTCGTTACCAGTGGTTCATTGTCGGTCTTTGTGCCATGGGCTATATGTTGG ACTTGCTCTGGGCGCAAGCGTTTGGCCTTATTGCACCTCCCTTGCAAAGAGAGCTTGGGTTTAGTG ATATCGAAATGGGTAATATATTTACCTCGTTCTCAGCCGCACTCTGCGCTGGTGCGTTTATGTGGGGTGTTCTCGTCGACGTCATTG GTCGTCGCTGGGCATTCAACCTGACAGTTCTCATCACCTCAGTGTTTGGGCTTGCAA TCGGCGGCCCGTCCAATTACAATGCTATCATTGTTTTGACCGCATTCATTGGTTTGGGTATAGGTGGTAATATTCCCATCGATACT ACTATTACTCTTGAGTTCTTGCCTCAG AATAAGCGGTATTTACTCCCAGCTCTCAGTGTTGGCCAACCCATTGGTGTTGTGCTTTGCAGTGCCCTTGCCTATGGTTTCATCCCAAACTACTCATGCCCCTCGGATCTCAAGTCCTGCAAATTCACTGCACCGGGCGAGGCTTGCTGCTCTCGTAGCCAGAACCAAGGCTGGCGCTACCTATGCTTCTGTCTCGGTGCTATCTCTCTTTTTGTTTTTCTGCTTCGCTTTATAGTATTCAACTTTCAAGAGAGCCCCCGGTTTCTCTTGAGTAAAGGGAGGGACGAAGAAGCGATCGAGGTGCTACGAAAGGTTGCCAAGACAAATAGAACTACGTGCACGCTTAAGATCGAGGACCTTCGAGCCGAGGACGAGTACGCAGGAGGCGATACGGAAAGTCAAGGCGTGAACGCGCTAAAGCTCCATGCGCAAGTTTATAATTTCTCAGAACTCAAAGTATTTTTGAAGCGGGGGAGGAACTTGCGGTTAGTGATACTCACGTGGTTAACATATGCGTTTGATGCTTGGGGTTTTACAATTGCTGG CTCGTTTCTTCCTACCATTCTTTTACGCAAGAATGAAGCGATTGATGTTAGTTTGAGGGATACGTATAAGAGCTATGTTGTCAT CCTATTTGCGACCGTCAACACCCAGGCCGCTAATGTCGGTCTCAACGCAATGGAGTACTTTTTTCAGTCCTTATTCAACGCGATTCTCTACGGCTGGACTCCTGAAGCTTTCCCTGCCCCTATTCGTGGCTCGGCGTGTGGAATTGCAAGCTTCTGGGGGAGGTTATTTAGTATTATTGCTC CATTGATTGGTTCAAGGCTGCTTGATGCCGGAGGAGATGAGGGAATCAATAACGTGCTGTACCTGGCTGGTGCGGGTGTGTTCGTACACAGTATACCCCAAAGGTACGGACAATCCGACCTCAGCGATCCGACCCCCAGGGGTGCGAACTCGCTATA